The Streptomyces sp. NBC_01775 genome includes a region encoding these proteins:
- a CDS encoding DUF6421 family protein, with product MTEIFSPTPAEGGVSPSDSVVAHPAWGALKAAVEAVRPAQSKDGSIDFEAEGAPTREAVREELDRVIAAVEELSPLLPHDAAYHRALAADLSRWADGGFGVPDFLDSLLAFQPAQGRADGLQHLVVFAMYTQNGNPDRNLEAVVLRMVWPDWLAELERTRYDNPLFCGIAFEDFTSGYDTHSAVLFPETIAVREAPERFSWGGIFCDREAARFRRVVQAACGVTSLELPEDAQEMLADQERCQQAFVLWDMVHDRTHSHGDLPFDPFMIKQRQPFWMYGLEELRCDLTAFHEGVKLEADGFPQGRDVQYAMILERLFRFPVTGERKRNYDGLGGQLLFAYLHQHDALRWTDNSLSIDWDRARQVTVALREEIETLYRAGIDRPKLVHWFKAYELVSTYLAPHPGSTWAKGPDALDLTLPPRKLVDEVLPDEFPLSMFYEALAKKLRSVIASTQGITAHSSPAQAAAA from the coding sequence ATGACGGAAATTTTTTCGCCGACGCCCGCCGAGGGCGGCGTTTCGCCGTCCGACAGTGTGGTGGCACACCCCGCCTGGGGCGCGCTGAAGGCGGCCGTCGAAGCCGTCAGGCCCGCCCAGTCCAAGGACGGGTCCATCGACTTCGAGGCCGAGGGCGCGCCCACGCGGGAGGCCGTGCGCGAGGAGCTGGACCGCGTGATCGCCGCCGTCGAGGAGCTGTCCCCGCTGCTGCCGCACGACGCCGCGTACCACCGCGCGCTCGCGGCCGACCTGAGCCGCTGGGCCGACGGCGGATTCGGCGTCCCCGACTTCCTGGACTCGCTGCTCGCCTTCCAGCCCGCGCAGGGGCGCGCCGACGGCCTTCAGCACCTGGTCGTCTTCGCGATGTACACCCAGAACGGCAACCCCGACCGCAACCTCGAAGCGGTCGTGCTGCGCATGGTGTGGCCCGACTGGCTGGCCGAGCTGGAGCGCACCCGTTACGACAACCCGCTGTTCTGCGGCATCGCCTTCGAGGACTTCACCTCGGGATACGACACGCACTCCGCCGTCCTCTTCCCCGAGACCATCGCCGTGCGCGAGGCGCCCGAGCGCTTCAGCTGGGGCGGCATCTTCTGCGACCGCGAGGCGGCCCGCTTCCGCCGCGTCGTCCAGGCGGCCTGCGGCGTGACCAGTCTCGAACTGCCCGAGGACGCCCAGGAGATGCTGGCCGACCAGGAGCGCTGCCAGCAGGCCTTCGTGCTCTGGGACATGGTCCACGACCGCACCCACAGCCACGGCGACCTGCCCTTCGACCCCTTCATGATCAAACAGCGGCAGCCGTTCTGGATGTACGGCCTGGAGGAGCTGCGCTGCGACCTGACCGCCTTCCACGAGGGCGTGAAGCTGGAGGCCGACGGTTTCCCGCAGGGTCGCGACGTGCAGTACGCGATGATCCTGGAGCGTCTCTTCCGCTTCCCCGTCACCGGTGAGCGCAAGCGCAACTACGACGGTCTGGGCGGCCAGCTGCTCTTCGCCTACCTCCACCAGCACGACGCGCTGCGCTGGACCGACAACAGCCTCAGCATCGACTGGGACCGCGCCCGCCAGGTCACCGTCGCCCTGCGTGAGGAGATCGAGACGCTCTACCGCGCCGGCATCGACCGGCCCAAGCTGGTGCACTGGTTCAAGGCGTACGAGCTGGTCTCCACCTACCTGGCGCCGCACCCGGGCTCCACCTGGGCCAAGGGCCCCGACGCGCTCGATCTGACCCTCCCGCCGCGCAAGCTGGTGGACGAGGTGCTTCCGGATGAGTTTCCGCTCAGCATGTTCTATGAGGCACTCGCGAAGAAGCTCCGGAGTGTGATCGCATCGACGCAGGGGATCACCGCCCACAGCAGCCCGGCTCAGGCCGCCGCGGCGTGA
- a CDS encoding DUF5134 domain-containing protein: protein MHGPATIGWLLVALCAITGVSCALRAREAADRQPRADAVSEALMGFGMALMAVPALWSAEPLSPTLLAWLFATAFGALAARELWSLGGRRGAGPGERGPVHLHHVVGALAMVYMSLAMATGASPGTSQGPAPPHHAGAGGIPLLTGALLAYFAVYVLWGGARVMPSGTAAGAQWAGAAAATGTGTGTGARGACPGGVAHRAGVATGCRVAMGAGMFAMLLTL, encoded by the coding sequence ATGCACGGCCCTGCCACGATCGGCTGGCTGTTGGTGGCGCTCTGCGCGATCACGGGCGTCTCCTGTGCGCTGCGGGCGAGAGAGGCGGCGGACCGGCAGCCGCGCGCGGACGCGGTCAGCGAGGCGCTGATGGGCTTCGGCATGGCACTCATGGCCGTCCCCGCGCTGTGGAGCGCGGAGCCGCTGTCCCCCACGCTGCTGGCCTGGCTCTTCGCCACCGCGTTCGGCGCCCTGGCGGCGCGCGAGCTGTGGTCGCTCGGCGGACGGCGCGGCGCGGGCCCGGGTGAGCGAGGCCCGGTCCATCTGCACCATGTGGTCGGCGCCCTGGCGATGGTCTACATGTCGCTCGCGATGGCCACCGGCGCGTCCCCGGGCACGTCGCAGGGCCCGGCGCCGCCGCACCACGCGGGCGCGGGCGGCATTCCGCTGCTGACGGGCGCGCTGCTGGCGTACTTCGCGGTCTACGTGCTGTGGGGCGGAGCCCGGGTGATGCCCTCCGGCACGGCGGCAGGGGCGCAGTGGGCGGGCGCGGCTGCGGCCACAGGCACCGGCACCGGCACCGGTGCGAGAGGGGCCTGTCCAGGGGGTGTCGCGCACCGGGCCGGGGTGGCCACCGGGTGCAGGGTGGCGATGGGTGCGGGCATGTTCGCGATGCTGCTGACGCTGTGA
- a CDS encoding VOC family protein, whose translation MVHVLSSRVLLRPADPDRSRAFYGEQLGLEISREFGTGPERGTVYFLGGGFLEVSGRSAGPPTPTLQLWMQVADAEAAHEELTAAGVEVLREPVKEPWGLIEMWIADPDGHRIVLVQIPSDHPLRSRPGI comes from the coding sequence ATGGTGCATGTACTGAGCAGCCGGGTGCTGCTGCGGCCCGCCGACCCCGACAGGTCACGGGCCTTCTACGGCGAGCAGCTGGGCCTGGAGATCTCCCGCGAGTTCGGGACGGGCCCCGAGCGCGGGACCGTCTATTTCCTGGGCGGCGGCTTCCTGGAGGTCTCCGGACGCTCCGCCGGGCCGCCCACCCCCACCCTCCAGCTCTGGATGCAGGTCGCGGACGCCGAGGCGGCCCACGAGGAGCTGACGGCGGCGGGCGTGGAGGTGCTGCGGGAGCCCGTCAAGGAACCCTGGGGCCTGATCGAGATGTGGATCGCGGACCCGGACGGGCACCGGATCGTGCTGGTCCAGATCCCCTCGGACCACCCGCTGCGCTCCCGCCCGGGGATCTGA
- a CDS encoding SAM-dependent methyltransferase, which yields MTDSPKPDPREIDETVPHSARIWNYWLGGKDYYDVDRQVGDEIAAQNPGIVETARAQRAFLCRAVRLVAGELGIRQFLDVGTGLPTVDNTHEVAQRVAPDCRIVYVDHDPLVLTHARALLTSTPEGVTHYIDADLRDPDAILRGAAQILDFGEPVALMLLGVVAHLPDDSAYEAVGKLMNALPSGSCLVFSDSAEVVNPEAVRRMVKQWNRTSDNPRINRTKEQIARFFDGLEVLEPGLVSVSRWRPEALPFGEPDEVDNVGAVARKN from the coding sequence ATGACCGACAGTCCGAAACCGGATCCCCGGGAGATCGACGAGACCGTGCCGCACTCGGCGCGGATCTGGAACTACTGGCTCGGCGGCAAGGACTACTACGACGTCGACCGGCAGGTCGGGGACGAGATCGCCGCCCAGAACCCCGGCATCGTCGAGACGGCACGCGCCCAGCGCGCCTTCCTCTGCCGCGCCGTCCGGCTCGTCGCCGGAGAGCTGGGCATCCGGCAGTTCCTGGACGTGGGGACGGGGCTGCCCACCGTCGACAACACCCACGAGGTCGCACAGCGCGTCGCGCCGGATTGCCGGATCGTCTACGTCGACCACGACCCCCTCGTGCTCACCCACGCCCGCGCCCTGCTGACCAGCACGCCCGAAGGCGTCACCCACTACATCGACGCGGACCTGCGGGATCCCGACGCGATCCTCCGGGGCGCGGCGCAGATCCTGGACTTCGGCGAACCTGTCGCCCTCATGCTGCTCGGAGTCGTCGCCCACCTCCCGGACGACAGCGCCTACGAGGCGGTGGGGAAGCTGATGAACGCGCTGCCCTCCGGCAGCTGTCTTGTCTTCAGCGACTCCGCCGAGGTCGTCAACCCCGAGGCCGTGCGGAGGATGGTGAAGCAGTGGAACCGCACCAGCGACAACCCCCGTATCAACCGCACGAAGGAGCAGATCGCCCGCTTCTTCGACGGCCTGGAGGTCCTGGAGCCCGGCCTGGTCTCCGTCTCGCGCTGGCGCCCCGAGGCGCTGCCCTTCGGAGAGCCGGACGAGGTCGACAACGTGGGCGCCGTGGCGCGCAAGAACTGA
- a CDS encoding LVIVD repeat-containing protein, translated as MTSNHRPVRPRRRPGAVAVVVLGLLAALFTAGPAAATPDPGDSPRAPKKVSERDRAQTEEAIRKGDIPGQDEIVHSDNISHLTNLPKGALQGTNSDLAFQGRYAFAGNYDGFTVYDISRPKAPKVVSQVLCPGSQNDISVSGNLLFLSTDSSRSDNSCDSETAPPTEKSSWEGMKIFDISDKKNPKYVSAVETSCGSHTHTLVPDRKNVYVYVSSYSPDASFPDCQPPHDGISIVKVPRTQPKKAKVIDFPVLFPDGGFPGDPDKPRSSATTGCHDITSYPKLKLAAGACMGDGILMDIKNPEKPRVLDRVEDTENFAFWHSATFNKTGNKVIFTDELGGGGAPTCNAGTGDQKGADGIYDLKGKGDKRKLVFKSYFKIPRHQAETENCVAHNGSLIPAKGRDIMVQAWYQGGVSVWDFTDSAKPREIGYFERGPISETTLVGGGSWSAYYYNGHIYSNDMTKGFDVLRIDDRRTDSAKGVRMSELNVQTQPHYR; from the coding sequence GTGACCTCGAACCACAGACCCGTCCGGCCGCGCAGGCGGCCGGGCGCCGTGGCCGTGGTGGTGCTCGGCCTGCTGGCCGCGCTGTTCACCGCGGGCCCCGCCGCGGCGACACCCGACCCCGGGGACTCGCCGCGCGCACCGAAGAAGGTCTCCGAGCGGGACCGGGCCCAGACCGAGGAGGCGATCCGCAAGGGCGACATCCCCGGCCAGGACGAGATCGTGCACAGCGACAACATCTCGCATCTGACGAACCTGCCCAAGGGCGCGCTCCAGGGCACCAATTCGGACCTGGCCTTCCAGGGCAGGTACGCGTTCGCCGGCAACTACGACGGGTTCACCGTCTACGACATCAGCAGGCCAAAGGCTCCCAAGGTCGTCAGCCAGGTCCTGTGCCCCGGCTCCCAGAACGACATCTCCGTCTCGGGGAACCTGCTCTTCCTCTCCACCGACTCCTCGCGCAGTGACAACTCCTGCGACAGCGAGACGGCGCCGCCCACGGAGAAGAGCTCCTGGGAGGGCATGAAGATCTTCGACATCAGCGACAAGAAGAACCCGAAGTACGTCTCCGCCGTGGAGACCTCCTGCGGGTCGCACACCCACACGCTGGTGCCGGACCGCAAGAACGTGTACGTCTACGTGTCGTCCTACTCGCCCGACGCGTCCTTCCCCGACTGCCAGCCTCCGCACGACGGCATCTCCATCGTCAAGGTGCCCCGTACGCAGCCGAAGAAGGCCAAGGTCATCGACTTCCCCGTGCTCTTCCCCGACGGCGGCTTCCCCGGCGACCCCGACAAGCCGCGCTCCAGCGCGACGACCGGATGCCACGACATCACCTCCTACCCGAAGCTGAAGCTGGCCGCGGGGGCGTGCATGGGTGACGGCATCCTGATGGACATCAAGAACCCGGAGAAGCCGCGGGTGCTCGACCGCGTGGAGGACACCGAGAACTTCGCCTTCTGGCACTCCGCGACCTTCAACAAGACCGGCAACAAGGTCATCTTCACCGATGAACTCGGCGGTGGCGGCGCGCCCACCTGCAACGCCGGGACCGGTGACCAGAAGGGTGCCGACGGCATCTACGACCTCAAGGGCAAGGGCGACAAGCGCAAGCTCGTCTTCAAGAGTTACTTCAAGATCCCCCGCCACCAGGCCGAGACCGAGAACTGCGTCGCCCACAACGGCTCCCTGATACCCGCCAAGGGCCGCGACATCATGGTGCAGGCGTGGTATCAGGGCGGAGTCTCGGTGTGGGACTTCACCGACTCCGCCAAGCCCCGTGAGATCGGATACTTCGAGCGCGGCCCGATATCCGAGACGACCCTGGTGGGCGGCGGCTCCTGGTCCGCCTACTACTACAACGGGCACATCTACTCGAACGACATGACCAAGGGCTTCGACGTCCTGCGCATCGACGACCGGCGTACCGACAGCGCCAAGGGCGTCCGGATGAGCGAACTCAACGTCCAGACACAGCCCCACTACCGCTGA
- a CDS encoding GNAT family N-acetyltransferase has product MSDTAQQGNASLTFRTAAEADIPTLTALVESAYRGEASRAGWTTEADLLDGQRTDPDGVGAVVRDPKSIMLVVERDGEVVACCQLEHRGVDAYFGMFAVDPGLQGGGLGRAVLAEAERTVRAEWGAERMQMQVIQQREELIAWYERRGYTRTGQLSPFPYGDERFGIPQRSDLAFELLVKPLS; this is encoded by the coding sequence ATGAGCGACACCGCACAGCAGGGCAACGCGTCCCTCACCTTCCGCACGGCTGCCGAGGCCGACATCCCCACGCTCACCGCGCTCGTCGAGTCCGCCTACCGGGGTGAGGCCAGCCGCGCCGGCTGGACCACCGAGGCCGACCTGCTGGACGGGCAGCGCACCGACCCGGACGGGGTCGGCGCCGTCGTCAGGGACCCCAAGAGCATCATGCTCGTCGTCGAGCGCGACGGTGAGGTCGTCGCCTGCTGCCAGCTCGAACACCGCGGCGTGGACGCCTACTTCGGCATGTTCGCCGTCGATCCCGGCCTCCAGGGCGGCGGCCTGGGCCGCGCCGTGCTGGCCGAGGCGGAGCGCACCGTGCGCGCCGAGTGGGGCGCGGAGCGGATGCAGATGCAGGTCATCCAGCAGCGCGAGGAACTGATCGCCTGGTACGAGCGGCGCGGCTACACCCGTACGGGGCAGCTCAGCCCGTTCCCCTACGGCGACGAGCGCTTCGGCATCCCCCAGCGGTCCGACCTGGCCTTCGAACTGCTGGTCAAGCCGCTGAGCTGA
- a CDS encoding DUF305 domain-containing protein, with protein MTDRHRARSRRTQGALGAVMLALTLAALPALSACSSEADSEKASDQPPVVAPGKPGEEAETLSPEKAREKSGGDTKPSAADFTYATMMIEHHKQAVVMTDLAPERASSAAVRKLASRIGAGQGPEIKAMQGWLKQNRKAKGSPSRGGGHEQHAQHDGNNDHSGHSTGGAHGSGGKHASGGDGGGHAEHEGHAATMPGMATPAQLKQLRAADGKAFDQLFLTLMTTHHRGAITMATKLMEDGNDVRVEEMATDVMAQQRAEITRMGKLH; from the coding sequence GTGACCGACCGTCACAGAGCCCGTAGCCGCCGTACCCAGGGCGCGCTCGGTGCCGTCATGCTCGCCCTGACGCTGGCCGCGCTGCCGGCGCTGTCCGCCTGCTCCAGCGAGGCGGACAGCGAGAAAGCATCGGACCAACCACCCGTCGTGGCGCCGGGGAAGCCCGGTGAGGAAGCGGAGACGCTCTCCCCCGAGAAGGCCAGGGAGAAGTCGGGCGGCGACACCAAGCCGAGCGCGGCGGACTTCACCTACGCGACGATGATGATCGAGCACCACAAGCAGGCCGTGGTGATGACGGATCTCGCACCCGAACGTGCCTCCAGCGCCGCGGTGCGCAAGCTCGCCTCCCGCATCGGGGCGGGCCAGGGACCCGAGATCAAGGCCATGCAGGGCTGGCTCAAGCAGAACCGCAAGGCGAAGGGCAGCCCCTCGCGCGGCGGCGGTCACGAGCAGCACGCACAGCACGACGGCAACAACGACCACAGCGGCCACAGCACCGGCGGCGCGCACGGGAGCGGCGGCAAGCACGCAAGCGGCGGGGACGGGGGCGGGCACGCGGAGCACGAGGGCCACGCGGCAACCATGCCGGGCATGGCCACTCCGGCGCAGCTCAAGCAGCTGCGGGCGGCCGACGGGAAGGCGTTCGACCAGCTCTTCCTCACGTTGATGACCACCCATCACAGGGGCGCCATCACCATGGCCACCAAGCTCATGGAGGACGGCAACGACGTGCGCGTGGAGGAGATGGCGACGGACGTCATGGCCCAGCAGCGCGCCGAGATCACACGGATGGGCAAGCTGCACTGA
- a CDS encoding glycerophosphodiester phosphodiesterase codes for MGVEPENTLRSFVRAEREGLDVLELDLHLSKDGELVVMHDADVARTTDGSGPIGDFTLAELRELDAGEGERVPVFDEVVDAVSSPLQAEIKDRAAAQVLARTIEKRGLHERVTVISFHAEALRETREHLPDIPLVLVAGRSSPTAPERAEELGAGMISLELEHVDEDVVQRAHARGIKVISWTVNTDEDLARARGLGLDGVVTDMPEISRAVGALS; via the coding sequence ATGGGCGTCGAGCCCGAGAACACCCTGCGCTCCTTCGTCCGCGCCGAACGCGAAGGGCTCGACGTCCTGGAGCTGGACCTGCATCTGAGCAAGGACGGCGAGCTGGTGGTGATGCACGACGCCGACGTGGCGCGCACGACCGACGGCAGCGGGCCCATCGGCGACTTCACACTCGCCGAGCTGCGTGAGCTGGACGCGGGCGAGGGTGAGCGGGTGCCGGTCTTCGACGAGGTGGTCGACGCGGTGAGCAGCCCCCTCCAGGCGGAGATCAAGGACAGGGCCGCCGCACAGGTGCTGGCCCGGACGATCGAGAAGCGCGGCCTGCACGAGCGGGTGACCGTGATCTCCTTCCACGCGGAGGCCCTGCGCGAGACCCGCGAACACCTGCCCGACATCCCCCTCGTGCTGGTGGCGGGCCGCTCCTCGCCGACGGCGCCCGAGCGGGCCGAGGAGCTGGGCGCCGGGATGATCTCGCTGGAGCTGGAGCACGTGGACGAGGACGTCGTCCAGCGCGCCCACGCGCGCGGCATCAAGGTCATCAGCTGGACCGTCAACACGGACGAGGACCTCGCCCGCGCCCGTGGGCTGGGCCTGGACGGCGTGGTGACGGACATGCCCGAGATCAGCCGGGCCGTCGGCGCCCTCTCGTGA
- a CDS encoding M56 family metallopeptidase: MMVPLTLMALALLAAGLAPRVLTRSSWPDREPVLALWVWQCVVGAVLLCCLLAMALSGAAAFEVVRSHVFAGAPHGVVEAYASGTYAPWAGALSLLLACGGAWTGAMLLREVRDARARRRGRRADLRERAPQLPGEEAPSGDRLVVLEGEKPDAWWLPGAAPQLVITTAALRRLKGRQLDAVLEHEQGHARARHDWLLHCSSALATGFSRVPVFAGFRDQVHRLVELAADDAASRRYGRLTIALALVGLNEDRGVFGPCPAPLALVPQRVQRLLTPPSRLSVGRRLRMTAVASLVPVVPVLVAFAPGLSALH; this comes from the coding sequence ATGATGGTCCCGCTCACGCTGATGGCGCTCGCCCTGCTCGCCGCGGGCCTTGCGCCACGCGTTCTGACCCGCAGTTCGTGGCCGGACCGCGAGCCGGTGCTCGCGCTGTGGGTGTGGCAGTGCGTGGTAGGGGCCGTCCTGCTGTGCTGTCTGCTGGCGATGGCGCTCTCCGGTGCCGCCGCTTTCGAGGTCGTGCGCAGTCACGTCTTCGCGGGTGCTCCGCACGGCGTCGTCGAGGCGTACGCCTCCGGCACCTACGCCCCCTGGGCCGGGGCCCTGTCGCTGCTGCTGGCGTGCGGGGGCGCGTGGACCGGCGCGATGCTGCTGCGGGAGGTCAGGGACGCGCGCGCCCGGCGGCGCGGGCGCCGGGCCGACCTTCGCGAGCGCGCGCCCCAACTGCCGGGTGAGGAAGCTCCGTCGGGCGACCGGCTGGTGGTGCTGGAGGGCGAGAAGCCGGACGCGTGGTGGCTGCCGGGCGCGGCGCCGCAGCTCGTCATCACCACGGCGGCGCTGCGCCGCCTCAAGGGCCGGCAGCTCGACGCCGTCCTGGAACACGAACAGGGCCACGCGCGCGCCCGTCACGACTGGCTGCTGCACTGCTCCTCGGCGCTGGCCACCGGCTTCTCCCGGGTACCGGTCTTCGCGGGCTTCCGCGACCAGGTGCACCGTCTGGTCGAACTGGCCGCCGACGACGCCGCGTCCCGCCGCTACGGACGGCTGACAATCGCCCTCGCGCTGGTCGGACTCAACGAGGACCGGGGCGTGTTCGGCCCGTGCCCCGCTCCCCTGGCGCTGGTGCCCCAGCGTGTGCAGCGGCTGCTCACGCCCCCGTCGAGGCTGTCGGTCGGCCGCAGACTGCGTATGACCGCCGTGGCCTCCCTGGTGCCCGTCGTCCCGGTGCTGGTGGCCTTCGCACCCGGGCTGTCGGCACTGCACTAG
- a CDS encoding TetR/AcrR family transcriptional regulator has translation MSPRSASVNEELRRRSRERLLQATVELVAERGYEATTLGDIADKAGSARGLISYYFPGKRQLFQSAVHRLMHLTLAEALERPPLPEDSGSGQESLARAIDAVLGLAHDEPVLMRAHMAGMLQQEGFVQCDEQQRLASLLHSTLARYGSPDPDTDYPLLRANLMGAVVAVLLPGAPMPLERLRGELFARYGLDWGQGRPPPGRAWDASSG, from the coding sequence ATGTCCCCCCGGAGCGCATCGGTCAATGAAGAGTTGCGCCGACGCTCGCGCGAGCGCCTGCTTCAGGCGACCGTCGAGCTGGTTGCCGAACGCGGTTACGAGGCGACGACATTGGGCGATATCGCGGACAAAGCAGGCTCGGCTCGCGGGCTGATCTCCTACTACTTCCCGGGCAAGCGCCAGCTCTTCCAGTCCGCCGTGCACCGGTTGATGCATCTGACGCTGGCCGAGGCGCTGGAGCGGCCCCCGCTGCCCGAAGACAGCGGCTCGGGGCAGGAGTCGCTGGCACGCGCGATCGACGCCGTGCTGGGCCTGGCCCACGACGAGCCGGTGCTCATGCGCGCGCACATGGCCGGGATGCTCCAGCAGGAGGGCTTCGTGCAGTGCGACGAGCAACAGCGCCTGGCGTCCTTGCTCCACTCCACGTTGGCCCGCTACGGCTCTCCCGACCCGGATACCGACTATCCGCTGCTGCGTGCCAATTTGATGGGCGCGGTGGTCGCGGTGCTGCTGCCGGGGGCGCCGATGCCGCTGGAGCGGCTGCGCGGCGAGCTGTTCGCGCGCTACGGGCTCGACTGGGGGCAGGGCCGGCCACCGCCGGGACGCGCCTGGGATGCTTCATCCGGTTGA
- a CDS encoding phosphatase PAP2 family protein — translation MYRPTPPPPGARHLKVAAALGVLAVLAMALTAVEWRPLRTLDTDVANGLHSSALDHPGLTRTARVLTDWVWDPWTFRLLLAVVVVGLLWRGEQLLALWMAGTALVGSGIQQGLKAALGRERPKWREPVDSAEYAAMPSGHALTAALVCVLLLWLLRTRGTPPAGIWWPAVALACVSVIGVAFTRVWLGVHWLTDTLVGVALGTAIGLAAAAGWTTLGPGAREAAQREPQGQG, via the coding sequence ATGTACCGTCCAACTCCGCCCCCGCCAGGAGCACGACACCTGAAGGTCGCCGCCGCGCTCGGCGTCCTCGCGGTCCTCGCCATGGCCCTGACCGCCGTCGAGTGGCGCCCCCTGCGCACTCTCGACACCGACGTCGCGAACGGGCTGCACTCGTCCGCGCTCGACCACCCGGGCCTGACACGGACGGCCAGAGTGCTCACCGACTGGGTGTGGGACCCGTGGACGTTCCGGCTGCTGCTCGCGGTGGTGGTCGTGGGACTGCTGTGGCGCGGGGAGCAGCTGCTCGCGCTGTGGATGGCGGGCACCGCTCTCGTCGGCTCAGGGATCCAGCAGGGGTTGAAGGCCGCACTCGGGCGGGAGCGGCCCAAATGGCGGGAGCCGGTGGACTCTGCGGAGTACGCCGCGATGCCGTCCGGGCACGCGCTGACGGCGGCGCTGGTGTGTGTACTGCTGCTGTGGCTCCTGCGTACCAGGGGCACGCCGCCCGCCGGAATCTGGTGGCCTGCGGTGGCGCTGGCCTGTGTGTCCGTCATCGGCGTGGCCTTCACCCGGGTGTGGCTCGGTGTGCACTGGCTGACGGACACGCTGGTGGGGGTGGCGCTGGGCACGGCGATCGGCCTCGCGGCAGCCGCGGGCTGGACGACGCTGGGGCCGGGAGCCCGGGAAGCGGCACAGCGGGAGCCGCAGGGCCAGGGCTGA
- a CDS encoding HAD family hydrolase, producing the protein MATLQNGTSQASAVMFDFSGTLMRVESVADWLNGVLESTGIEMSQPQLDRCATLLEEAGALPGGAKPREIPEGLRELWHTSDLSSREHRTVYTALARQVPLPKPELYDALYDRHMSPDAWQPYPDTAEVLRTLHAHGVPVAVVSNIGWDLRPVFRAHGLDPYISAYVLSFEHGVQKPESRLFRVACEALGSAPEHTLMVGDDERTDGGATRIGCAVRMVRHLPVGERPAGLLSALEGAWRPRVGTREAGGGGANPGRDGAG; encoded by the coding sequence ATGGCGACATTACAGAACGGCACCTCCCAAGCGTCGGCCGTCATGTTCGACTTCTCCGGAACCCTGATGCGGGTGGAGTCGGTGGCGGACTGGCTGAACGGGGTGCTGGAGAGCACGGGAATCGAGATGTCCCAGCCGCAGCTCGACCGGTGCGCCACGCTCCTGGAGGAGGCCGGGGCGCTGCCCGGAGGCGCGAAGCCCCGCGAGATCCCGGAAGGGCTGCGCGAGCTGTGGCACACGAGCGACCTCAGCTCGCGGGAGCACCGGACCGTCTACACCGCGCTGGCCCGCCAGGTGCCGCTGCCGAAGCCCGAGTTGTACGACGCGCTGTACGACCGCCACATGTCACCGGATGCCTGGCAGCCCTACCCGGACACGGCCGAGGTGCTCCGGACGCTGCACGCACACGGGGTACCAGTGGCCGTCGTGAGCAACATCGGCTGGGATCTGCGGCCCGTCTTCCGGGCGCACGGTCTGGACCCTTACATCAGTGCCTACGTGCTCTCCTTCGAGCACGGTGTCCAGAAGCCGGAGTCCCGGCTGTTCCGCGTCGCGTGCGAGGCACTGGGGAGCGCTCCGGAGCACACGCTGATGGTGGGGGACGACGAGAGGACGGACGGGGGCGCGACGCGGATCGGCTGCGCGGTGCGGATGGTGCGTCACCTGCCGGTCGGTGAGCGCCCGGCCGGGCTGCTGTCCGCGCTGGAGGGCGCCTGGCGGCCCCGGGTCGGTACGCGGGAGGCCGGGGGCGGCGGCGCGAACCCGGGCCGGGACGGGGCTGGTTGA
- a CDS encoding DUF6214 family protein, with the protein MSERSSYSSNYPYETGGSAPQPEAPAQLWPVWELQGYGTGARAGTDTGVHGAAAESAVDPDAPGDAPHGVPRGSSGVPRSSGSADGLPPWFEVRLTLPDGSSVEVLAAVVEGKVRLEELRADPPLTLQGFAGLAAWIGEPLADVCPSAIRPPETGPTVRVTGACVLRTAAPEVRSRARTRPAVPRGQAARRAAAEAYRAAQERGQDPVLAVMGATGHGRRKSLRVIAGARDAGLLTPRHARR; encoded by the coding sequence GTGTCGGAGAGATCCTCTTACTCATCGAATTATCCCTACGAGACCGGCGGTTCCGCGCCACAGCCGGAGGCCCCCGCACAGCTGTGGCCCGTCTGGGAACTCCAGGGCTACGGCACAGGCGCGCGGGCCGGGACGGATACCGGCGTGCACGGGGCCGCGGCAGAGAGTGCGGTGGACCCCGACGCGCCCGGCGATGCCCCGCATGGCGTACCACGAGGCTCAAGCGGCGTACCGCGAAGCTCCGGAAGCGCCGACGGCCTCCCTCCCTGGTTCGAGGTCAGGCTGACGCTCCCGGACGGCTCCAGCGTGGAGGTGCTGGCCGCCGTCGTCGAGGGCAAGGTCAGGCTGGAGGAACTGCGGGCCGATCCGCCGCTGACGCTCCAGGGCTTCGCGGGGCTGGCCGCCTGGATCGGGGAGCCGCTGGCGGACGTCTGCCCCTCCGCCATCCGGCCTCCGGAGACCGGGCCGACCGTGCGGGTCACCGGCGCCTGTGTCCTGCGGACCGCGGCGCCCGAGGTGCGCTCCAGGGCCCGGACACGTCCGGCGGTGCCCAGGGGGCAGGCCGCCCGGCGGGCGGCGGCGGAGGCGTACCGCGCGGCCCAGGAGCGGGGCCAGGACCCGGTGCTGGCCGTCATGGGGGCGACGGGGCACGGCCGTCGCAAGTCCCTCCGCGTCATCGCGGGCGCACGCGACGCCGGTCTGCTGACGCCGCGTCACGCCCGGCGCTGA